The nucleotide sequence CTCGCGGCCGGGCACGAGATCGGGATGGTGCCGCGCCGGCTCGTCTCATGGCGCGACCACCCCGGACGCCTCTCGCGCCTCGATTCGACCTACTCGCTCGACCGGTTCACCGCCTGCAAGGCCGAGTTCCTCGCGATGGGCTTCCTCCAGGGCCACGCGCGGTACGTGCTCTGGGGCTACGGGAGCACGGGGAAGGCCCTGGCGAGGGCCCTCGCGGAACACGGCAAGCAGCCGTCGGCCATCGTCGACGTGCACCCGAGGCGCATGGGCCAGCGCATTGGCGGGGTGCCGGTCGTACCGCCCGACGCGCTCGCCGGCCTGCGCCCCCCGCGCCTCGTGGTGTCGGTGGCGGGTCCGGGCCCTCGCGCCCTGATTCGCGACGCGCTGGCGACCATGGGGTTCGTCGAGTTGCGCGACTTCGTGTGCGCGGCGTGAGCGCGTGCGCCCGTTCCGGCCCGCCGCGCGGGACCCCGATTCCCGTTCGTCGCCCCGCGGCATCGCACCGAGCCGCGTGCCCAACCCCACGGCCACAACCCGTCCAGCGTGTAAGAAGGACACGACACTTGTTGTCACCTCGGCCGGTACCGGGGGACCGAGGCCGCAGACGAGCCAGTTTTTCGGGCACTTGGCGCCATCTTGACCCGTCGATGCGCTGGCGCGGGACTTGCTCCGGCTGTGCCCAGGAGGATCGCATGGGTCGTTCATCTCTGGTCGCCCTGGTCGTGCTCGCGCTCGGGAGTGTGGCCTGCAGTGGGTCCGGGTCGAGCCCGTCAGCGGTACTGCCCACGTCGCCTTCCGCCGTCACCCCGCCGGTCTTGGGTCCCGCGAGCAGCGGAGCCACGGTCACGGGATCGGTCGCCCTTCCGTCCGGCAGTCGAACGGCCAGCGGCGCCTCGACCTCGGCGACGGGGATGTCGGTGGGCGTCGTCGGCACCACGCTCTCTTCGCGGGTCGACGAGCGCGGCGAGTTCTCCCTCGCGGGCGTGCCGGCCGGCGACCAGCGGCTTCACTTCAGTGGAAACGGCAACGACGCCACGACCGCCCTCAACGGTGTCCGCGCGGGTGAGGCCATCCGCATCCAGGTCGTCGTGACCGGGACGACGGCCGTGATCGAGGCCGACTCACGCCAGCCCGGGACGCAGGTGGAGATCGAGGGGCTCGTCGAGTCGCTGCCGCCCACGGCCGCGGCGGGCACGCTCGTCGTGGCCGGGCGGACGATTCGGGTCGACGCGTCGACGACGATTCGCGAGGGCGCGACGGCACGAACGTTCGACGACCTGCGCGTGGGCTACCGCGTGCACGTCCGGGCGCGATCGGTCGAGGGCGCGCTCCTGGCCGAGTCGATCGTCATCCAGAACACGAGGACCGACGCGCCGGTGAACTTGAACGGCGTGATCAGCGACCTCTCGGGCGCGGCGTCGGCGTTCCGCTTCGTCGTCAACGGCCGCGAGGTACGGGGCGACGCGGCGACGCAGCTGACCGGCAACACGACGAGGACGGTCGACTTCGGCAACCTCGAGAACGGCCTGCGGGTCGAGGTGAAGGGCGTCCAGCGCGACGGCTACGTCTACGCGGAGCGCATCCACGTCACGTTCGAGGCCACCGCACCCGCGCCGACACCCGATCCGGATCAGCAGGACTCGGCTTCGATTCACGGGACGCTGACGTCGATCTCCGGGTCGGCACCAAACCTCGTGCTCGTCGTCGGCGGCACGACGGTGCGCACGAGCGGGGCGACGGAGGTGCGGCGCCGCGGAGACGTGCAGCCGCTGTCGGCGCTGGCGCTCGGCCAGTCGCTCCACGTCGTCGGGACGCGTCGAAGCGACACGTCGCTCGACGCACGGATGATCCGCATCGAGGAGGACGCCGTCGGCGGCGCCTTCGAGATCGCGGGACCGGCCGGCGGCGTGAAGGGGACCTGTCCCTCGCTCTCGTTCGTGGTCATGGGCTACGAGATCGCGACCAACGGCGCGACGACGTTCGTCGGCGGCACGTGCAGTTCGCTGCGGAGCGGCCACGGTGTGCACGTGAAGGGCACGCGCCGCGCCGACGGCAGCGTGCTCGCGACGGAAGTCAAGCGCTGACGTCCGTCCGGCTGGCGGGTGCTGGCTGCAAGGCTCGCGCGTCCGCCGTCCGATCACCGGCCGCACATGACGGCATCACCGGTATGATGCCGTCATGCGCGACCGGCCATTCCGTCACGTCCTCCCCGCAACCTTCTCGCTGACCGCACTCTGTCTCGTCCTGACGCCGGTCTGGCTCGATGGCGCGCGGGCGCTCGCCGATCGGGTCGAGATCCGGCGCGATACCTTCGGCGTACCGCACATCCTGGCCGAGCACGAGGAGGCTGCGGCCTTCGGTCTGGGCTACGCCATGGCCGAAGACCACGCCGAGGAGATGGGCCGCCGGTACCTGCGGGCGCGCGGCGAGGCCGCCGCGGCGTTCGGCCCCGACGAGCTCGCGAACGACTTCGCCGTGCGACGGGCCGACAACCGTCGGCAGGCCGAGCGCGCGGTGCGAGAGCGCGGCCGGGGATTCCGCCGATGGCTCCGCGGCTTCGCGGCCGGCTACAACGCCTACGTCGAAGGTCGCCGCGATCGCCTGCCGGCCTGGATGCCCACCATCGACGAGGCCGATCTGCTGGCTCACGGGCGTGCCGCAGCCGCGACGAGCCTGCACGATGCGGTACCGGCGCTGCGGCGAAAGTACGGAACAGGCGAGTCGTGGGCCGGCGACCGCTCGGGGGACAAGGTCGCGACCGACGTCAATCCCTGCTCGCCGCTCCCGCTGCACGGGGCGGGAAGGAAGTTCCGTCCCGATCCGATCTGCGACGATCTCGTCGGCTCGAATGCGCTGGCGCTCGCCGGCAGCCGTACGACCAGCGGGTCGCCGGTCCTCCTCGGCAACCCGCACCTCCGGTGGTCGATGCTCTACTGGGAAGCGCACGTCACGGTCCGGGACCGGCTCGACTTCTACGGCTCGACCCTGGTCGGCATGCCGGTGCTGCGCGCCGGGTTCAACGACCGCCTCGGGTACGTGCAGACCAACAACGACCCCGACCAGACCGACGTCTACGCCGTCCCGCTCGATGCCGCGCGCGCCGACCACTACGTCCACGACGGCCGGTCGCGCCGCCTCGCGACACGCCGCGTCGTCGTCGACGTCGCGACGGAGGCGGGTGGCCCGCCGCGACGGGAAGCGCGCGACTACTGGGACACGCACCTCGGCCCCGTGATCCTGCGCACCGACACGCAGATCTTCGTCGCCCGGTCCGTCGCCCTCGATTCGTGGACCCACTTCGAGGGGTTCTACGAACTGGCGCGCGCGCGACGCCTCGACGACTTCCTGGGCGTCATGCGGAAGGCCCTGCTGACGACGTCCAACTTCACCTACGCGGACGTCGACGGCCAGGTGCTCTACCTCTGGAACGCCCACCTGCCGCGCCGGATCGACGACGGCACCGACTACTCGCTCGACGTCCCTGGCGACACGTCGAAACACATGTGGAGGGGCCTGCACCGCGTGCTCGACCTCCCACGCCTGCTCAACCCGCCGGGTGGATACGTGCAGAACGCCAACAACTCGCCGTGGTGGACCTCGCTCAGCGACCGCCTCGACCCGGCACGGTACCCGTCGTACGTCGAGCGGCACCCGCTCAGCCTTCGAGCCCAGGCAGCACTCGACCTCATCGAGGCCCGCGAGCGGTTCACGCTCGACGACGTGAAGGCGCTGAAGTTCTCGACGCGGATGCTCGTCGCCGAACGCGTGCTCGACGATCTGCTGAGCGCCGGGCGGACCGTGAGCGGGCCGTCGGCCGACCTGATCGAGGGCCTGGCGGTGCTCGAGCGATGGGATCGGCGGGTCGACGCGGCCAGCCGCGGCGCGGTCCTGTTCCAGAGGTTCTGGGACCGCTACCGGGCCGAACACGACGAACCGTTCGCGGTGACGTGGGATGCGGACGCGCCCCTTGCCACGCCTCGCGGGCTCGCGGCGCCGGCCGCCGCCCTGGCGCACCTCGAGGAGGCCGTTCACTGGACGCGCGAGACCCACGGGCGTGTCGACGTGGCCTGGGGCGACGTCCACCGTTACCGGTTCGGCGCAATCGATCTGCCAGCCGACGGAGCTGCGGGCGCGTACGGCGTGTACCGGGTGATGGGCTTCGACGGGACGGGAGTCGATGGCGACCCCAGGCGCATCGCGGGCCGCCTCGCGGACGAGCCGCCGCTCGTCGGCACCGGCGACGCGTGGGTGCTGCTCGTCCACTTCACGCGCCCGGTGCGCGCGTGGTCCGTGCTCGCCTACGGCCAGACGGCCGACGCGGCGTCACCACACAGTACCGACCAGATCCGGCTCTTCGCGCAGCACGAACTGCGGCCCGTGTGGTTCACGGAAAGCGAGATCGCGGCGAACCTCCTCAGGCGCTACCACCCGGGGCGCTGACGCTCTCCCGTCGGCTCGGTGGGGGCGGCGGGCTCGGCCGCGGGTCGCCTACTCCACCGTCAGCCGCGTGCCCTTCGGCGCCTCGCGGGCCTGCTGTGCCGAGATCGCGTCGATGCGCTGGTCGATCAACGTCCTGACCGCGCGCAGCAGTTCCACCTGCGCGCCTCGCAGGTGACGCATCACCTCGTCCGACGGCCCGAGCTGACGCACCAGCTCGGTCAGCGCCGGCCCGAGGCCCATGCAGGCGCACGCGGGACGTCCCTCGTCGGCGGGGGCCTTCGGGTCGTCGGTCATGACGCGGTCTCCATGTCCACCGTGAGCACGCCGGCTTCGAGCCGTGCCCGCCTCGGCTCGAGACTGGCCATCGACGTCGGCAGCCCGATGTGCCGCCGGATCACGCCCACCTCCACCACGAGCTCGTCGGCCTTCTTGAACAGCGTCACGTCGCCCCTGGCGGTGAACGGCAGCGAGATGCGGACCTGGAAGCGGCCGGTGGCGTCGCGCTCGAAGGAGTAGGCGCGTTCGGTGCGCGTCACCGCCGAGGGATCCTCGCCGGGCGCGTACAACGAGTCGGCGAGGACGCGCAGGCGGTCGCGGCCGAGGACCTCGTCGTCGAAGAGCGGGACCCGGCGCACCGGCACCGGGGCGAAGTAGGTCTCGATCTCGGCCAGCACCTCGCGATGCGTCGTGGCCCACTTCGCGAAGAAGCCGTCGACGCCGTCGGGCAGCACGCGGTTGGCGATGACCGTGTCGACCGTCAAACCGTGCAGCGAGAAGTAGACGAACGCACGCTGCGTCTCGCGCAGCACCACGCGCTCGGGGTTCGTGACGAGGCGGACGCTCGTCACGAGCGGGTCCTCGAGCAGGTGCTCGATGCCCTCGAGGCGCTTGAACAGATCGAGCACGTTGGCGAAGTAGCTGTCGGGCGGCAGTTCCACTGGAGAGACTCGGTTCGCGATGGGCCGCACCGCCTTCAGCACCGTCCGCTGCATCGGGAAGATGTGGCGCATGTACCACTCGAGCGTGGTCGGCATGCTGACGAAGCGCAGCGACTCGGCCGTGGGCGCGCAATCGAGCACGACGACGTCGTACCGCCCCTCGCGACGGTACTGGTTGACGTACATCATGGCCGACAGTTCTTCCATGCCCGGCAGGATCGCCAGTTCCTCGGCTTCCACCTCGCCGATGCCCGTCGTCCGCAGCACCGACATGACGTACGACGAGACCTCGGCCCAGTGCCGCCGGATTTCGGCCTGGATGTTGATCTCGTGGACTGCGAGCCGATCGGCGATGGAGAACGGCTCGGCGGTGGTGCGCGAGAAGAGGTCGGGGCCGAGATCGAAGGAATCGGAGAGCGAGTGCGCGGGGTCGACGCTCATGACGAGCGTCCGGTAGCCGAGGTCGGCGAGGCGGAGGCCGGTAGCGGCCGCGATGCTGGTCTTCCCTACCCCACCCTTGCCGCTGAACAGCAGGATGCGCACCCTCCCATTGTACGGAATTCCGCGCCCCGTGATCGCTATACTGCCGGCTGTGCTCTCCAGACACTTCGTCACGTGTCCGCTCTGCGAGGCCATGTGCGGCCTCACCATCGAGACGACCGGCGCCCGCGTCGTCTCGATTCGCGGCGACGAACGAGACCCGTTCAGCCGCGGTCACCTGTGCCCGAAGGCCGTCGCGCTCCAGGACGTGCACGAGGATCCCGACCGCCTGCGACGTCCGTTGCGTCGGGATGGCACCGGTTGGCGCGAAGTCGACTGGGACGAGGCCCTTGACGACGTCGCCTCGCGACTCGCGCGGACGCAGGTGACGACCACGGGCCCGATGCCGTCGCCGTCTACGTGGGCAATCCCACGGTGCACAGTCTCGGCGCGATGCTGTTCACACCGCGGTTCATCCGCAGCCTCCGGACGAGGAACCGCTTCTCGGCGACCTCGGTCGACCAGTTGCCTCACATGGTCGTGGCGCACGAGATGTTCGGGCACCAGTTGCTGCTGCCGGTGCCCGACGTCGACCGCACCGATCACCTCCTCGTCTTCGGGGCGAACCCCGTGGTCTCGAATGGCAGCCTCCTGACCGCGCCGGGCATCGAGAAGCGCCTGAAGGCGCTCCGAGCCCGCGGCGGACGACTCGTCGTCTTCGATCCGCGACGCACCGAGACGGCGTCGATGGCCGATGCCCATCACGTCGTCCGCCCCGGCACCGACGCGCTCGTGCTGCTGGCGCTGCTTCACACGATTTCGGTCGA is from Acidobacteriota bacterium and encodes:
- a CDS encoding ArsA family ATPase; the encoded protein is MRILLFSGKGGVGKTSIAAATGLRLADLGYRTLVMSVDPAHSLSDSFDLGPDLFSRTTAEPFSIADRLAVHEINIQAEIRRHWAEVSSYVMSVLRTTGIGEVEAEELAILPGMEELSAMMYVNQYRREGRYDVVVLDCAPTAESLRFVSMPTTLEWYMRHIFPMQRTVLKAVRPIANRVSPVELPPDSYFANVLDLFKRLEGIEHLLEDPLVTSVRLVTNPERVVLRETQRAFVYFSLHGLTVDTVIANRVLPDGVDGFFAKWATTHREVLAEIETYFAPVPVRRVPLFDDEVLGRDRLRVLADSLYAPGEDPSAVTRTERAYSFERDATGRFQVRISLPFTARGDVTLFKKADELVVEVGVIRRHIGLPTSMASLEPRRARLEAGVLTVDMETAS
- a CDS encoding penicillin acylase family protein, translating into MRDRPFRHVLPATFSLTALCLVLTPVWLDGARALADRVEIRRDTFGVPHILAEHEEAAAFGLGYAMAEDHAEEMGRRYLRARGEAAAAFGPDELANDFAVRRADNRRQAERAVRERGRGFRRWLRGFAAGYNAYVEGRRDRLPAWMPTIDEADLLAHGRAAAATSLHDAVPALRRKYGTGESWAGDRSGDKVATDVNPCSPLPLHGAGRKFRPDPICDDLVGSNALALAGSRTTSGSPVLLGNPHLRWSMLYWEAHVTVRDRLDFYGSTLVGMPVLRAGFNDRLGYVQTNNDPDQTDVYAVPLDAARADHYVHDGRSRRLATRRVVVDVATEAGGPPRREARDYWDTHLGPVILRTDTQIFVARSVALDSWTHFEGFYELARARRLDDFLGVMRKALLTTSNFTYADVDGQVLYLWNAHLPRRIDDGTDYSLDVPGDTSKHMWRGLHRVLDLPRLLNPPGGYVQNANNSPWWTSLSDRLDPARYPSYVERHPLSLRAQAALDLIEARERFTLDDVKALKFSTRMLVAERVLDDLLSAGRTVSGPSADLIEGLAVLERWDRRVDAASRGAVLFQRFWDRYRAEHDEPFAVTWDADAPLATPRGLAAPAAALAHLEEAVHWTRETHGRVDVAWGDVHRYRFGAIDLPADGAAGAYGVYRVMGFDGTGVDGDPRRIAGRLADEPPLVGTGDAWVLLVHFTRPVRAWSVLAYGQTADAASPHSTDQIRLFAQHELRPVWFTESEIAANLLRRYHPGR